Proteins from one Mycobacterium sp. SMC-2 genomic window:
- the asnB gene encoding asparagine synthase (glutamine-hydrolyzing), whose amino-acid sequence MCGLLAFVAAPGNADAARADDAIARASHLMRHRGPDEPGTWTDLGAAGSAGGAVFGFNRLSIIDIAHSHQPLRWGPPEAPGRYVLVFNGEIYNYLELRDELSARHGAVFATGGDGEAIVAGYHYWGVDVLTRLRGMFAFALWDTATLELFCARDPFGIKPLFMATGTGGTAVASEKKCLLDLAELAGFDTRIDQRAVQHYTVLQYVPEPETLHRGVRRLESGCYARIRAGRQPEVTRYFVPRFAATPITRDTEQARYDEITAVLEDSVAKHMRADVTVGAFLSGGIDSTAIAALAIRHNPKLITFTTGFEREGFSEIDVAVASAEAIGARHIAKVVHPDEFVAALPEIVWYLDEPVADPALVPLFFVAREARKHVKVVLSGEGADELFGGYTIYREPLSLKPFDYLPRPLRRSMGKMSKPLPEGMRGKSLLHRGSLTLEERYYGNARSFSDAQLRDVLPGFREDWTHTDVTAPLYAESMGWDPVARMQHVDLFTWLRGDILVKADKMTMANSLELRVPFLDPEVFAVASRLPVEAKITRTTTKYALRRALEPIVPAHVLHRPKLGFPVPIRHWLRAGELLDWAYGLVAASQAGHLVDLTAVRRMLDEHRNGVSDHSRRLWTLLIFMLWHAIFVEHSVVPQISEPHYPVQL is encoded by the coding sequence GTGTGTGGTCTGCTGGCGTTTGTCGCCGCCCCGGGCAATGCCGACGCCGCCCGGGCCGACGATGCGATCGCGCGCGCGTCGCATTTGATGCGCCACCGCGGGCCCGACGAGCCGGGCACGTGGACCGACCTAGGAGCCGCAGGCTCCGCGGGAGGCGCGGTGTTCGGCTTCAACCGGCTCTCGATCATCGACATCGCGCACTCGCATCAGCCGCTGCGATGGGGCCCGCCGGAGGCACCCGGCCGCTACGTGCTGGTGTTCAACGGCGAGATCTACAACTACCTCGAGCTCCGCGACGAGCTGTCCGCCCGGCACGGCGCCGTCTTCGCCACCGGCGGCGACGGCGAGGCCATCGTCGCCGGCTATCACTACTGGGGTGTCGACGTGCTCACCCGGCTGCGCGGCATGTTCGCCTTCGCCCTGTGGGACACCGCCACCCTCGAATTATTTTGCGCCCGAGACCCTTTCGGTATCAAACCGCTGTTTATGGCGACCGGCACCGGTGGCACGGCGGTGGCCAGCGAGAAGAAATGTCTGCTCGATCTGGCGGAGTTGGCCGGGTTCGACACCCGGATCGATCAGCGGGCCGTGCAGCACTACACCGTCCTGCAGTACGTGCCGGAGCCCGAGACGCTGCACCGCGGCGTGCGCCGGCTGGAATCGGGCTGCTACGCGCGAATCCGGGCCGGGCGGCAGCCCGAGGTCACCCGCTACTTCGTGCCACGCTTCGCCGCCACACCGATCACCCGCGACACCGAACAGGCCCGTTACGACGAGATCACCGCGGTGCTCGAGGACTCGGTGGCCAAGCACATGCGCGCCGACGTCACCGTCGGGGCGTTTCTGTCCGGGGGTATCGATTCGACCGCCATCGCGGCGCTGGCCATCCGGCACAACCCCAAGCTGATCACCTTCACCACCGGCTTCGAGCGGGAGGGGTTCTCCGAGATCGACGTCGCCGTGGCCTCCGCCGAGGCGATCGGCGCCCGCCACATCGCCAAGGTGGTCCATCCCGACGAGTTCGTGGCCGCCCTGCCCGAAATCGTCTGGTATCTCGACGAACCCGTGGCGGACCCCGCGCTGGTGCCGCTGTTCTTCGTCGCCCGGGAGGCCCGCAAGCACGTCAAGGTGGTGCTGTCCGGGGAGGGGGCCGACGAGCTGTTCGGCGGCTACACGATCTATCGGGAACCGTTGTCGCTCAAGCCCTTCGATTACCTGCCGCGGCCGCTGCGGCGGTCGATGGGCAAGATGTCCAAGCCGCTGCCGGAGGGCATGCGCGGCAAGAGCCTGCTGCACCGCGGCTCGCTGACGCTCGAGGAGCGCTACTACGGCAACGCCCGCAGCTTCTCCGACGCCCAGCTGCGCGACGTGCTGCCCGGTTTCCGCGAGGACTGGACGCACACCGACGTCACGGCGCCGCTGTACGCCGAGTCGATGGGCTGGGACCCGGTGGCCCGCATGCAGCACGTCGACCTGTTCACCTGGCTGCGCGGCGACATCCTGGTCAAGGCCGACAAGATGACGATGGCCAACTCGCTGGAGCTGCGGGTGCCGTTCCTGGACCCGGAGGTGTTCGCCGTCGCCTCGCGACTGCCCGTCGAGGCCAAGATCACCCGCACCACCACCAAGTACGCGCTGCGGCGGGCCCTGGAGCCGATCGTTCCCGCGCACGTGCTGCACCGGCCCAAGCTCGGGTTCCCGGTGCCGATCCGGCATTGGCTGCGCGCCGGTGAATTGCTGGACTGGGCCTACGGGTTGGTGGCCGCGTCGCAAGCCGGTCACCTCGTGGACCTGACCGCCGTCCGGCGGATGCTCGACGAGCACCGCAACGGCGTCAGCGATCACAGCCGCCGGCTCTGGACGCTGCTGATCTTCATGCTCTGGCACGCGATCTTCGTCGAGCACAGCGTGGTGCCGCAGATCAGCGAGCCGCACTATCCCGTGCAGCTCTAG
- a CDS encoding carbohydrate kinase family protein translates to MTIVVTGSIATDNLMRFPGKFSEHLLAEHLQKVSLSFLVDDLVIHRGGVAGNIAYAIGVLGGDVALVAAAGNDFDGYRQWLQSHGVNCDKVLISETAHTARFTCTTDVDMAQIASFYPGAMSEARNIKLADVVSAIGEPDLVIIGANDPDAMVVHTEECRKLGLPFAADPSQQLPRLSGAEIDKLVDGAAYLFTNDYEWELLLNKTGWSEADVQGKVGLRVTTLGPKGVDIVEPDGTTTHVGVVPETSQTDPTGVGDAFRAGFLTGRTAGLSLERSAQLGSLVAVLVLESTGTQNWDWNRETAVSRLAGAYGDDAANEIAAVLASSPRA, encoded by the coding sequence GTGACGATCGTGGTGACAGGTTCGATTGCGACCGACAATTTGATGCGGTTCCCCGGCAAGTTTTCCGAGCACCTGCTGGCCGAGCATCTGCAGAAGGTATCCCTCAGTTTTCTGGTCGACGACCTGGTGATTCACCGCGGCGGTGTGGCGGGAAACATCGCCTACGCCATCGGCGTGCTCGGCGGTGACGTGGCGCTGGTGGCCGCGGCCGGCAATGACTTCGACGGCTACCGGCAGTGGCTGCAGTCGCACGGCGTCAACTGCGACAAGGTGCTCATCTCCGAGACGGCCCACACGGCGCGCTTTACCTGCACCACCGACGTCGACATGGCCCAGATCGCGTCGTTCTACCCCGGCGCCATGTCGGAGGCCCGCAACATCAAGCTCGCCGACGTGGTGTCGGCCATAGGTGAGCCGGACCTGGTGATCATCGGGGCCAACGACCCGGACGCGATGGTGGTGCACACCGAGGAATGCCGCAAGCTGGGCCTGCCCTTCGCCGCCGACCCGTCCCAGCAGCTGCCCCGCCTGTCCGGCGCCGAGATCGACAAGCTCGTCGACGGAGCCGCCTACCTGTTCACCAACGACTACGAGTGGGAGCTGCTGCTCAACAAGACCGGCTGGTCGGAAGCCGACGTGCAGGGCAAGGTCGGCCTGCGGGTCACCACGCTGGGCCCCAAGGGCGTGGACATCGTCGAACCCGACGGCACGACGACGCACGTCGGCGTGGTGCCCGAGACCAGCCAGACCGACCCCACCGGCGTCGGCGACGCGTTCCGCGCCGGTTTCCTCACCGGGCGCACCGCCGGTCTGAGCCTGGAGCGCTCCGCGCAGCTGGGCTCGCTGGTCGCCGTGCTGGTCCTGGAATCGACCGGCACGCAGAACTGGGACTGGAACCGCGAGACGGCGGTGAGCCGATTGGCCGGGGCCTACGGCGACGACGCGGCCAACGAGATCGCCGCGGTGCTCGCCTCGTCACCGCGAGCGTAA
- a CDS encoding iron-sulfur cluster assembly accessory protein, with amino-acid sequence MTVQNESNAKTHGVILTEAAASKAKSLLDQEGRDDLALRIAVQPGGCAGLRYNLFFDDRTLDGDLTAEFGGVTLTVDRMSAPYVEGASIDFVDTIEKQGFTIDNPNATGSCACGDSFN; translated from the coding sequence ATGACGGTGCAAAACGAGTCGAACGCCAAGACCCACGGCGTGATCCTGACCGAGGCCGCCGCCAGCAAGGCAAAGTCCCTGCTCGACCAGGAGGGGCGGGATGACTTGGCGTTGCGTATCGCGGTCCAGCCGGGCGGGTGCGCCGGCCTGCGCTACAACCTCTTCTTCGACGACCGGACGCTGGACGGCGACCTGACTGCCGAGTTCGGCGGCGTGACGCTGACGGTGGACCGGATGAGCGCGCCCTACGTGGAAGGCGCGTCCATCGATTTCGTCGACACCATCGAGAAGCAGGGCTTCACGATCGACAACCCGAACGCCACCGGTTCGTGCGCCTGCGGCGACTCGTTCAACTGA
- a CDS encoding glycerate kinase has product MVVLVAPDCYGDSMTAVEAAAAIATGWTRCRPGDRFIVAPQSDGGPGFVKVLASRLGGKTRRLRVSGPLSTMVEAEWLFDPATTTAYLECAQACGLALLGGPPTPETAMAAHSRGVGQLIAEALRAGATRIVVGLGGSACTDGGQGMIAELGGLDSARRQLANVELVAASDTEYPLLGPWGAARVFGPQKGADTVTVAALEVRLQAWALILEAVAGRDVSSEPGAAAAGGIGAGLLALGGRCESGAAIIAHHTRLAADLDMAELIVTGEGRFDEQSLHGKVVGFLADAARPRGLPVIVLAGQVGLDNATVRSAGIMSALSIADHAGSVRLAQADAANQLMGLASVVAARLGNSGPARYR; this is encoded by the coding sequence ATGGTCGTTCTGGTCGCCCCGGATTGCTATGGCGATTCCATGACGGCCGTGGAGGCCGCGGCGGCAATCGCGACCGGGTGGACCCGTTGCCGACCGGGGGATCGGTTCATCGTCGCCCCGCAGTCCGACGGTGGCCCCGGCTTCGTCAAGGTGCTCGCCAGCCGGCTGGGGGGCAAGACGCGACGGCTGCGGGTGTCCGGGCCGCTGTCGACGATGGTCGAGGCCGAATGGTTGTTCGACCCCGCCACGACGACTGCGTACCTGGAATGCGCGCAGGCGTGCGGCCTGGCCCTGCTGGGCGGTCCGCCCACGCCGGAGACCGCGATGGCCGCCCACAGCAGGGGAGTCGGGCAGCTAATCGCCGAGGCGCTGCGCGCGGGGGCGACGCGCATCGTGGTCGGGCTTGGCGGCAGCGCGTGCACCGACGGCGGGCAGGGCATGATCGCCGAACTCGGCGGGCTGGATTCCGCCCGCCGCCAACTGGCCAACGTGGAGCTCGTCGCCGCCTCCGACACGGAGTACCCCCTGCTCGGACCGTGGGGCGCGGCCAGGGTCTTCGGACCGCAAAAGGGCGCCGACACGGTCACCGTCGCGGCCCTGGAAGTCCGCCTGCAGGCGTGGGCGCTCATCCTGGAAGCGGTCGCCGGCCGCGACGTGAGCTCCGAACCGGGCGCGGCCGCGGCCGGCGGCATCGGTGCCGGGCTGCTCGCCCTCGGCGGCCGGTGCGAGTCGGGCGCGGCGATCATCGCCCATCACACCCGACTGGCCGCCGATCTGGACATGGCGGAGCTGATCGTCACCGGGGAGGGCCGCTTCGACGAGCAGTCGCTGCACGGCAAGGTGGTGGGCTTTCTCGCGGACGCCGCCCGGCCGCGGGGACTGCCGGTGATCGTGCTGGCCGGCCAGGTGGGCCTGGACAACGCCACGGTGCGTTCGGCGGGCATCATGTCGGCCCTGTCCATCGCCGACCACGCCGGATCGGTGCGGCTGGCCCAGGCCGACGCGGCCAATCAGCTCATGGGTCTGGCATCGGTGGTCGCGGCGCGGCTCGGGAATAGCGGTCCCGCAAGGTACCGTTGA